Proteins encoded in a region of the Zea mays cultivar B73 chromosome 2, Zm-B73-REFERENCE-NAM-5.0, whole genome shotgun sequence genome:
- the LOC103649474 gene encoding ankyrin repeat-containing protein NPR4, whose amino-acid sequence MLISSCFLNAHTASITNPFTHSRVGSNNHKRGIHGWSRNFLPRVAACRGGRHHLSQLAGSLTVYIHADDGTTSITNTCLHIAALCGHQNFCSEVLAQESRLHRPGPSSLLSTTNDDGETPLLVAVKSGRVSLALHLLDQHYSRHNLLVEHLLKQDTGKCNVLHHAIRNGYVDLALELIHRQPALSESCNARDESPMFIAVLKGFRSIYMELLRNERSEYGGARGYNALHAAVKYGNQDFVEQLVEQHPEKAKELARQADTQHDTPVQLAAHFNRDTILTLMLRGDRSLGYRVHTEHSTPLLYIAANRGHVAFARALLEHCPDAPYKNDRSRTCLHEAVEQDRTEFVRFILDDNSKLRKLVNMVDDVGDTALHLAVQKSNPRMVRALLRHPDIDLTVINNRVNTAIWNMYNDGDEVKTINWNKIYLLIRNADRRAKNDIYNFREEIRNKVNYATRKDAKSLIQTYTTNTSLVAILLATITFAAAFTLPGGYSSDAGSEGLPIMARKVAFQAFLIFDTSAMCASLAVAFICVIVRWMDFEFLLHYRSVTTKFMWFAYMATTLAFATGLYTVLEDRLPWLAIAICVLSVLLPILTMMVGGWPILKLRIQYGNSDFLDMV is encoded by the exons ATGCTCATAAGCTCGTGTTTTTTAAATGCGCACACTGCATCAATCACGAACCCTTTCACGCATTCCCGGGTCGGTTCTAATAATCACAAAAGGGGAATTCATGGGTGGTCTCGAAACTTTCTCCCAAGAGTTGCAGCCTGCAGGGGGGGACGACATCATCTTTCTCAGCTAGCTGGGTCGCTAACTGTATACATACATGCAGACGACGGTACGACATCAATCACGAACACCTGCCTCCACATCGCGGCTCTCTGCGGCCACCAGAACTTCTGCAGCGAGGTCCTGGCGCAGGAGTCGCGTCTCCATCGTCCCGGCCCGTCGTCTCTGCTCTCCACCACCAACGACGACGGCGAGACGCCGCTGCTCGTCGCCGTGAAGAGCGGCCGTGTCTCTCTGGCCCTTCATCTGCTCGACCAGCACTACTCGAGGCATAATCTGCTGGTGGAGCATCTTCTTAAGCAAGACACTGGCAAATGCAACGTTCTGCACCACGCGATCCGCAACGGCTACGTGGACCTGGCGCTGGAACTGATCCACCGGCAGCCGGCGCTCTCGGAGTCCTGCAACGCGCGCGACGAGTCACCCATGTTCATCGCGGTTCTCAAAGGTTTCAGGAGCATCTACATGGAGCTGCTGCGCAACGAGAGGTCGGAATACGGCGGGGCCAGGGGATACAACGCTCTGCACGCTGCTGTCAAGTATGGAAACCAAG ATTTCGTTGAACAGCTTGTGGAGCAGCATCCCGAGAAGGCCAAAGAGCTGGCGAGACAAGCGGACACTCAGCACGACACTCCAGTGCAGCTCGCCGCGCATTTCAACAGGGATACGATTCTAACGCTGATGCTGAGAGGTGATCGGTCCTTGGGGTATCGGGTGCACACGGAACACTCCACGCCTCTTCTCTACATCGCCGCAAACCGAGGCCACGTAGCTTTTGCTCGAGCGCTTCTGGAGCACTGTCCAGATGCGCCCTACAAGAACGACCGGAGCAGGACATGTCTCCACGAAGCTGTAGAACAGGACCGGACGGAGTTCGTCAGGTTcatcctcgacgacaactccAAGCTTCGGAAACTCGTCAACATGGTAGATGACGTCGGTGACACTGCTCTGCATCTCGCGGTTCAGAAGAGCAATCCGAGGATGGTCCGTGCTTTGCTGCGTCACCCTGACATCGACCTCACTGTCATCAACAACAGGGTTAACACGGCGATCTGGAACATGTACAATGATGGGGACGAAGTCAAGACTATAAACTGG AACAAAATCTACTTGCTCATACGGAACGCAGATCGTAGAGCTAAAAATGACATCTACAATTTCCGAGAGGAGATCAGGAACAAAGTCAACTATGCAACAAGAAAAGATGCCAAGTCTCTGATTCAAACATATACGACCAACACGTCCTTAGTGGCTATCCTCTTAGCGACAATTACCTTCGCTGCAGCTTTCACATTGCCAGGAGGGTACAGCAGTGATGCTGGAAGCGAGGGGCTCCCCATCATGGCTAGGAAGGTCGCCTTCCAAGCGTTCTTGATCTTCGACACGTCGGCGATGTGCGCCTCCCTCGCCGTCGCCTTCATATGCGTCATAGTGAGGTGGATGGACTTTGAGTTCTTGCTGCACTACAGGTCCGTCACGACGAAGTTCATGTGGTTCGCATACATGGCAACCACCCTAGCGTTTGCGACTGGTTTGTACACAGTCCTGGAAGATCGTCTTCCTTGGCTGGCCATTGCGATCTGCGTCCTGTCTGTGTTGCTGCCCATCCTTACGATGATGGTCGGTGGATGGCCCATATTGAAGCTCAGAATTCAATACGGTAATTCTGATTTCCTTGACATGGTCTAG